From a single Rhodococcus qingshengii JCM 15477 genomic region:
- a CDS encoding GDP-L-fucose synthase family protein produces the protein MTGEYAQKSLDRNDAVYVAGHRGLVGSAIWRRLEADGFNRLVGRTSAELDLRDRGAVFEFFAAERPKNVVLAAAKVGGILANSTLPVDFISDNLRIQVNVMDAAAEFDVDRLLFLGSSCIYPKFAPQPIREEYLLTGHLEPTNDAYAIAKIAGILQVQAVRKQFGRPWIAAMPTNLYGPGDNFSAKGSHVLPALIRRFDDARRDGAASVVNWGSGTPRREFLHVDDMADACLHLLDHYDGAEHVNVGTGEDQSIAEISAIVADEIGFDGEIEWDHSKPDGTPRKLLDIGKLRDLGWQPKIDLRAGIASTVEWYRQNVDSIRT, from the coding sequence ATGACGGGGGAGTACGCGCAGAAGTCCCTCGATCGGAACGATGCGGTGTACGTCGCGGGCCATCGTGGACTCGTGGGTTCAGCGATCTGGCGTCGTTTGGAGGCCGACGGTTTCAATCGCCTTGTCGGTCGCACGTCCGCCGAACTCGATCTTCGCGACCGCGGTGCCGTGTTCGAGTTCTTCGCCGCCGAGAGGCCGAAGAACGTGGTCCTCGCGGCAGCCAAGGTGGGCGGGATACTGGCGAACAGCACACTGCCGGTGGACTTCATCTCCGACAACCTTCGCATCCAGGTGAACGTGATGGACGCGGCGGCCGAGTTCGACGTAGATCGCCTGCTGTTCCTCGGATCATCCTGCATCTACCCGAAATTCGCTCCTCAACCGATTCGCGAAGAATATTTGCTGACCGGTCATTTGGAACCGACGAACGATGCATATGCCATCGCCAAGATCGCGGGAATCCTGCAGGTACAGGCTGTTCGAAAGCAGTTCGGGCGTCCGTGGATCGCCGCGATGCCGACCAATCTCTACGGCCCGGGTGACAACTTCTCTGCCAAGGGCTCTCATGTGCTGCCAGCCCTCATCAGACGCTTCGACGACGCGCGCCGTGATGGAGCTGCTTCAGTCGTGAACTGGGGCAGCGGGACGCCGAGGCGCGAGTTTCTCCACGTCGACGACATGGCGGATGCCTGCCTTCATTTGCTCGACCACTATGACGGAGCAGAACACGTCAATGTTGGTACAGGCGAGGACCAGAGCATCGCGGAGATCTCTGCGATCGTGGCGGACGAGATCGGGTTCGACGGCGAGATCGAATGGGATCATTCGAAACCTGACGGGACGCCGCGGAAGTTGCTTGACATCGGGAAGCTTCGAGATTTGGGGTGGCAGCCCAAGATTGATCTTCGTGCGGGGATCGCATCGACCGTGGAGTGGTATCGACAGAACGTCGATTCGATCAGGACATGA
- a CDS encoding UDP-glucose dehydrogenase family protein produces the protein MTSRIAVFGTGYLGATHAACMAELGHEVLGVDVDPNKLAMLEAGEVPFYEPGLEEVLRRNIAAGRLRFTASYEEAAEFADIHFLGVGTPQKKGEFAADMRFVDSVIETLAPLLTRPTVIFGKSTVPVGTAERLGARARELAPAGQDVEVAWNPEFLREGYAVKDTLHPDRLVLGVDRNRPGRAESIAREVYEQLLNEGIPFVVTDLATSELVKASANAFLATKISFINAISEVCEASGADVTVLADAIGHDERIGRRFLNAGIGFGGGCLPKDIRAFMARAGELGADQALTFLREVDNINMRRRTRMVELAREACGSLLGANVAVLGAAFKPDSDDVRDSPALNVAGQIQLQGAAVNVYDPKAMGNSKALFPTLTYTSSALEACAGADVVLVLTEWAEFRKLLPSDLEPVVRKKVIIDGRNCLEPTTWRDAGWTYRGLGRP, from the coding sequence ATGACTTCTCGTATTGCGGTATTCGGCACAGGCTACCTCGGGGCGACACACGCAGCTTGCATGGCCGAGTTGGGTCACGAGGTTCTCGGGGTGGATGTTGATCCGAACAAGCTCGCTATGCTCGAAGCTGGGGAGGTTCCTTTCTACGAACCGGGACTCGAGGAAGTACTGCGCCGCAACATAGCCGCGGGACGTCTTCGATTCACGGCTTCCTACGAGGAGGCCGCAGAGTTCGCCGACATCCACTTCCTCGGCGTCGGTACGCCGCAGAAGAAGGGGGAGTTCGCGGCCGACATGCGTTTTGTCGATTCGGTGATCGAGACACTCGCACCCCTCTTGACCAGGCCGACCGTAATCTTCGGGAAATCAACTGTGCCAGTCGGTACAGCAGAGCGATTGGGTGCGCGGGCACGGGAACTGGCGCCTGCCGGACAAGACGTGGAGGTGGCGTGGAACCCGGAATTTCTCCGGGAAGGCTACGCGGTGAAAGACACGCTTCACCCGGACCGGCTTGTGCTCGGGGTCGACCGCAATCGACCCGGACGTGCGGAATCGATTGCGCGTGAAGTGTACGAGCAACTCTTGAACGAAGGTATTCCCTTTGTTGTGACCGACCTTGCGACTTCGGAGTTGGTCAAAGCATCAGCCAATGCATTTCTGGCAACGAAGATCTCGTTCATCAATGCGATCTCGGAGGTGTGCGAGGCTTCAGGTGCGGATGTGACCGTTCTTGCCGATGCCATCGGCCATGACGAGAGAATTGGTAGGCGATTCCTCAACGCCGGAATCGGTTTCGGTGGGGGCTGCTTACCGAAGGACATCCGTGCTTTCATGGCACGTGCTGGTGAGCTGGGAGCAGATCAAGCACTCACATTCCTACGCGAAGTCGACAATATCAACATGCGTCGTCGTACTCGGATGGTCGAACTGGCTCGAGAAGCGTGTGGTTCTCTACTCGGAGCCAATGTGGCGGTTCTCGGTGCAGCCTTCAAGCCTGACTCCGACGACGTGCGCGACTCACCTGCGCTGAACGTTGCCGGGCAGATTCAGCTGCAAGGCGCTGCCGTCAATGTCTATGACCCGAAGGCGATGGGAAACTCGAAGGCGTTGTTCCCCACCCTCACTTACACTTCGAGCGCACTTGAAGCGTGTGCAGGCGCTGATGTCGTCTTGGTTCTGACCGAGTGGGCCGAGTTTCGAAAGTTGTTGCCGTCGGACCTCGAACCTGTCGTCCGCAAGAAGGTCATCATCGACGGACGTAACTGTCTGGAACCGACCACCTGGCGCGACGCAGGGTGGACCTACCGAGGTCTCGGAAGGCCGTAA
- a CDS encoding polysaccharide biosynthesis tyrosine autokinase, whose translation MDVRDYLKILQARWKIVAVVTVVVILGALGASLIATPIYQASTRLFVSTSTGTTVNEAYQGNQLSQQLVTSYAKLLTGETLAQRTIDSVGPDRLGGLSAAEISSKVTATSAPDTVLLDLSVQDASPELAREIANALSDEFVVMVKDLGTPANGGTAPARVVVEQRAQTPAEPVSPKTSRNVALGAAIGLLLGIGLAVVRDRLDNTVKERKVVEDIAGAAMVGTIPFDKEREVHQAINFHEGNSASAEAYRELRTNLQFLAVDRPPSVIVVTSSLPSEGKTTTAVNIALVLAEAGKKVCLVEGDLRKPRVSKYLGLIGSVGLSSVLAGQADLDDVLQVTSNADLTVLASGPIPPNPSELLGTDTAHAVFTDLRRRFDYVIIDASPLLPVTDAAVLSALADGALVIARHGTTKREQLSRAVGNLHSVGATILGTVITMTPLNGRGVYEYKYYYDSDPVVADVAVEGSVDSNPVGERKVTSTVI comes from the coding sequence ATGGATGTACGGGACTACCTGAAGATTTTGCAGGCACGGTGGAAGATAGTCGCTGTCGTCACTGTGGTCGTGATCTTGGGCGCATTGGGCGCCTCGTTGATTGCCACGCCGATCTACCAGGCTTCCACGCGCCTGTTCGTGTCGACTTCTACCGGAACAACCGTGAACGAGGCTTACCAAGGTAACCAGCTCTCACAGCAGTTGGTCACTTCCTACGCCAAGCTCCTTACCGGCGAGACACTGGCACAGAGAACGATCGATTCAGTCGGGCCCGATCGACTCGGCGGGCTTTCCGCTGCGGAGATTTCGTCCAAGGTGACCGCCACATCGGCGCCGGATACAGTCCTGCTCGATTTGAGCGTGCAAGATGCGTCGCCTGAACTGGCACGTGAAATCGCAAATGCGCTCTCGGACGAGTTTGTCGTGATGGTCAAAGATCTGGGTACGCCCGCAAATGGTGGCACAGCACCTGCGCGCGTCGTTGTCGAACAGCGAGCACAAACTCCCGCGGAACCGGTGTCGCCGAAGACTTCGCGGAACGTGGCGCTCGGTGCCGCGATCGGGCTTCTGCTGGGGATCGGGTTGGCTGTGGTGCGTGATCGCCTGGACAACACCGTCAAAGAGCGCAAGGTGGTCGAAGACATCGCCGGCGCGGCGATGGTGGGAACAATTCCGTTCGACAAGGAACGCGAAGTTCATCAAGCGATCAACTTCCACGAGGGCAACTCCGCAAGTGCCGAGGCGTACCGCGAGCTGCGAACCAATCTGCAGTTCCTGGCCGTGGATCGCCCACCGAGTGTCATCGTCGTTACGAGTTCTCTTCCCTCCGAGGGAAAGACCACGACTGCGGTGAACATCGCACTTGTGTTGGCCGAGGCAGGCAAGAAGGTGTGTCTCGTCGAAGGTGACCTCCGTAAGCCTCGCGTTTCGAAGTATCTGGGACTTATCGGAAGCGTTGGTCTGAGCTCGGTCCTGGCCGGGCAAGCAGATCTCGACGACGTACTTCAAGTCACGAGCAATGCTGACCTGACGGTTCTTGCCTCAGGTCCGATTCCCCCGAACCCGAGCGAACTTCTGGGCACTGACACTGCCCATGCGGTCTTTACCGATCTCCGCAGAAGGTTCGACTACGTCATCATCGACGCCTCGCCGTTGCTTCCGGTTACGGATGCTGCAGTTCTTTCAGCGCTGGCGGACGGTGCGCTAGTGATTGCTCGTCACGGCACGACGAAGAGGGAACAGCTGAGCAGGGCGGTCGGCAATCTCCACAGTGTGGGCGCGACGATTCTCGGTACTGTCATCACGATGACCCCGCTGAACGGTCGTGGTGTCTACGAGTACAAGTACTACTACGATTCCGATCCGGTTGTCGCTGACGTGGCCGTGGAAGGGTCCGTGGACAGCAATCCAGTCGGCGAACGAAAGGTCACGTCGACAGTCATCTGA
- a CDS encoding GNAT family N-acetyltransferase — MDLDSGCGGCRPAATQHERVLGRCRWSYRPRVRRSEGRKGIASTALGEALAYVGDPVGLSRVLVTCDERNPVSRKAIEACGGLLESVRPADQLSRNVGCSRDTLRYWVRTSVSSVR, encoded by the coding sequence ATGGATTTGGACAGCGGGTGCGGGGGTTGTCGGCCAGCTGCGACTCAGCATGAACGAGTTCTTGGCCGATGTCGGTGGTCATATCGGCCACGGGTCCGTCGGTCGGAGGGCCGGAAAGGGATAGCGTCGACTGCTCTGGGTGAGGCGCTCGCGTATGTCGGCGACCCGGTGGGGCTCAGTCGCGTCCTGGTTACCTGCGACGAAAGGAACCCGGTTTCGCGTAAGGCAATCGAAGCGTGCGGGGGTTTACTCGAGAGCGTGCGCCCAGCTGATCAGTTGTCCCGCAATGTCGGTTGTTCGAGAGACACGCTCCGCTACTGGGTGCGAACGAGCGTGTCGAGCGTCCGTTGA
- a CDS encoding sugar transferase — MTVLEMAAPTKERPQQHRRVTPERAGGVSARRKWQSAYLRRLAITDTIIVAAVVFLAQWWRFGSDADVVDGEAFGHFSYTALSFALIIGWFAVLRVFRTRSPRVIGSGPEEYRLIAVGTLRLFGLIAIASLLLHLEIARLYLAVAFPMGLTALIASRWIWRRVIARERARGEFRTAVLVVGVRGAVVDLARNLERDDAHGYRVVGVCVPGYGGDVGEVVTVNGRDIPVLGDEHSVTDALEQVGADTVAVTASERFGPEGLRKLAWDLERDHVDLVVAPGILDVSGPRLSMRPVAGFPLIHVERPRYHGAQKFSKTTFDVAFAALVLAVISPVLLAAAIAVKLTSKGPVLYKSERMGLDGQPFPMLKFRSMVQNADSQVTALMKENEGAGVLFKMRDDPRVTTVGRFMRRYSIDELPQFVNVLRREMSVVGPRPPLRREVEMYDDAVSRRLLVKPGVTGLWQVSGRSDLSWEDTVRLDLSYVDNWSMMGDVMIVAKTLKAVVGSDGAY; from the coding sequence ATGACGGTTCTCGAGATGGCCGCGCCCACGAAAGAGCGGCCACAACAACACCGACGAGTAACGCCGGAGAGGGCCGGTGGAGTTTCCGCACGCAGGAAATGGCAATCTGCGTATCTTCGTCGTCTGGCGATCACCGACACGATCATCGTTGCGGCAGTTGTGTTTCTGGCTCAATGGTGGCGATTCGGTAGCGACGCGGATGTCGTCGACGGTGAAGCATTCGGCCATTTCAGCTACACCGCACTGTCTTTCGCCCTGATTATCGGCTGGTTTGCCGTACTGAGGGTATTTCGGACCAGATCTCCTCGTGTGATCGGAAGCGGCCCTGAAGAGTACCGATTGATCGCTGTCGGAACGCTCCGCCTGTTCGGACTGATTGCGATCGCCAGCCTTCTCCTTCACCTGGAGATCGCGCGCCTGTACCTTGCCGTGGCGTTTCCGATGGGATTGACCGCCTTGATCGCGAGTCGTTGGATCTGGCGACGGGTGATTGCTCGTGAGCGAGCCCGAGGTGAATTTCGAACTGCCGTACTTGTGGTCGGTGTGCGAGGGGCGGTTGTCGATCTTGCACGCAACCTCGAGCGCGACGATGCCCATGGATACCGAGTTGTCGGAGTCTGCGTACCCGGCTACGGAGGAGACGTGGGCGAAGTTGTCACAGTGAACGGTCGGGACATTCCGGTGCTCGGAGACGAGCACAGTGTCACCGACGCACTCGAACAGGTCGGTGCCGACACGGTGGCGGTGACGGCGTCGGAGCGGTTCGGACCGGAAGGGCTGCGCAAGCTGGCCTGGGATCTCGAGCGCGATCATGTGGACCTTGTTGTCGCACCGGGGATTCTGGATGTGTCCGGGCCGAGGCTCTCGATGCGCCCGGTCGCAGGATTTCCGCTGATTCATGTCGAGCGTCCGCGCTATCACGGCGCACAGAAGTTCTCGAAGACGACCTTCGACGTTGCTTTCGCGGCGCTCGTGCTGGCCGTGATCAGTCCGGTGCTTCTGGCGGCTGCGATCGCCGTCAAGCTCACGAGCAAGGGTCCGGTTCTGTACAAGTCGGAGCGGATGGGGTTGGACGGTCAGCCGTTCCCCATGCTCAAGTTCCGCTCGATGGTCCAGAATGCGGATTCACAGGTCACGGCACTGATGAAGGAGAACGAAGGCGCCGGAGTGCTTTTCAAGATGCGAGACGATCCGCGTGTGACGACGGTAGGTCGATTCATGCGCCGATACTCGATCGACGAGTTGCCCCAGTTCGTCAATGTCCTCCGGCGAGAGATGAGTGTTGTAGGACCGCGGCCACCGCTTCGGCGCGAGGTCGAGATGTACGACGACGCGGTCAGTCGTCGGCTACTGGTCAAGCCCGGTGTCACCGGCCTGTGGCAGGTCAGTGGACGTTCTGATCTTTCGTGGGAAGACACTGTCCGCCTGGACCTTTCCTACGTCGACAACTGGTCGATGATGGGTGACGTCATGATCGTCGCGAAGACGCTCAAGGCGGTGGTGGGAAGTGATGGCGCCTACTGA
- a CDS encoding O-antigen ligase family protein, with translation MAPTDKKAVPAPCENEAPNNPLILRTALVIAVIGASGAFQAYTQRTALGSLLVHGSAVLSATLALVYFLDRRYSRNTTWPVFTLMISAGVPATSWYWSTLPRNSAVAGIVVVCLAITGIIVARELTFAVRVRTVALTLLVLLVLSLMVVFLDPSTGIDVDTRAVAYRGIFTHKNTLGRMAAIEVVLVGVMLMLPDIKRIPWVAALAVAGIVLFEARSQTGLVAAGIALATMLALRCFRRTPNAHLASTVIIGLYLGVSGAMKVLGPDVAALLSRDVTLTGRLHLWTVSDYYAEQRPLLGWGFGSVWAPDSAVGQMIRSKLSFPATSAHNGMLDIRLQIGWIGFLLLLAGYYLLLSTALGRARSRTEYIAVVAIMALVFSMDLTESTLFFGAMWLIAWVFLAPYGPSTHRSHNAGNAELSIRGVRADKNDAYRFAPERRGGH, from the coding sequence ATGGCGCCTACTGACAAGAAGGCGGTACCGGCGCCTTGCGAAAATGAGGCGCCGAACAATCCGCTGATCTTGCGAACGGCATTGGTGATCGCGGTCATCGGCGCGAGCGGAGCCTTTCAGGCGTACACGCAGAGGACAGCGCTCGGATCGTTGCTCGTACACGGTTCGGCCGTTCTTTCGGCGACACTTGCGTTGGTCTACTTCCTCGACCGGCGATACTCACGCAATACGACGTGGCCTGTCTTCACGCTTATGATCTCGGCCGGCGTCCCGGCAACCAGCTGGTACTGGTCGACACTGCCCCGGAACTCCGCCGTCGCCGGCATCGTCGTCGTGTGCCTGGCGATCACGGGAATCATCGTCGCCCGTGAGTTGACCTTCGCGGTGCGAGTGCGGACTGTTGCCCTCACCTTGCTGGTACTTCTCGTGCTGTCGCTGATGGTCGTGTTCCTCGATCCTTCGACTGGCATCGACGTGGACACCCGCGCCGTTGCTTATCGCGGAATCTTCACGCACAAAAACACTTTGGGACGAATGGCTGCCATCGAAGTTGTACTTGTCGGTGTCATGCTCATGCTTCCCGACATCAAGCGTATTCCGTGGGTGGCGGCGCTTGCTGTCGCCGGCATCGTGTTGTTCGAGGCCCGGAGCCAGACCGGTCTCGTCGCTGCAGGGATTGCGCTGGCGACAATGCTTGCTCTGAGGTGCTTTAGACGGACACCGAACGCTCACCTCGCCTCGACTGTGATCATCGGCCTGTACCTCGGGGTGTCCGGCGCGATGAAGGTGCTCGGACCCGATGTCGCGGCGCTACTCTCGCGAGATGTCACGCTGACCGGCCGGTTACATCTCTGGACGGTATCCGACTACTACGCCGAACAGCGGCCTCTGCTCGGATGGGGCTTCGGCTCGGTGTGGGCGCCGGACAGTGCAGTGGGGCAGATGATTCGGTCAAAGCTGTCCTTTCCGGCGACCAGCGCACACAACGGAATGCTCGACATTCGGCTGCAGATCGGTTGGATCGGATTCCTGCTGCTGTTGGCCGGCTATTACCTGCTTCTAAGCACGGCGCTCGGGCGAGCCCGCAGCAGAACGGAGTACATCGCCGTCGTCGCGATCATGGCTCTCGTCTTCTCGATGGACTTGACGGAGTCGACGCTCTTCTTCGGCGCCATGTGGCTGATCGCATGGGTCTTCCTGGCGCCGTACGGACCCTCGACCCACCGCTCCCACAATGCGGGCAACGCCGAGTTGTCGATCCGTGGGGTTCGTGCCGACAAGAACGACGCGTACAGGTTCGCTCCGGAGCGAAGAGGAGGTCACTGA
- a CDS encoding glycosyltransferase family 4 protein: protein MYKSFDVARSKPEVNPTSAGGFTPPKALMFHAIYRNPGGEEQSFANESKLLKSIGYETVQCTTENSKISRGPWAAVTAVFSPRVLVDALRIIRSERPDVIYVNNLWPAFSASLLVASRAAAIPTLQAVRNYRLATPSAKLRADGTCTECGSTKYFTSCVRNGCYGNSRLQSLVCYLSATAVKLSVFGWKQHRFVATSAMTARLVEGRLISSGRVVVRPNFGFEENEPEFRSTDSVVCVSRLTPEKGVLDLVRNWPQGAGSPSLTVLGDGPQYGEISSISAALDNVTLAGFTSHEDVIEILRDSAASVVPSQWAEPFGRVAIESMSVGTPVIYATNGALADIVGPGGTPLHTLEESSIREALDRIFGADDRSAIRRSAYRHYSNRFTSRKAATSMRELIDEVRS from the coding sequence ATGTACAAGTCGTTCGATGTAGCGCGTTCGAAGCCCGAAGTGAACCCGACGTCCGCCGGTGGATTCACGCCGCCGAAAGCCTTGATGTTCCATGCGATCTATCGGAATCCGGGTGGTGAGGAGCAGAGCTTCGCCAACGAATCCAAGCTCCTGAAATCGATCGGATACGAGACGGTTCAGTGCACCACCGAGAATTCCAAGATCTCCCGGGGACCGTGGGCGGCAGTCACCGCAGTGTTCAGTCCTCGCGTACTCGTCGATGCGTTGCGCATCATCCGTTCGGAGCGCCCCGACGTCATCTACGTGAACAATCTCTGGCCGGCGTTCTCGGCTTCGTTGCTCGTGGCCTCAAGAGCCGCCGCAATTCCTACGTTGCAGGCGGTTCGGAACTATCGCCTCGCCACACCGTCAGCCAAGTTGCGCGCAGATGGCACGTGCACCGAATGCGGTTCCACCAAATACTTCACGAGTTGTGTCCGCAACGGATGCTACGGAAACAGCCGACTGCAGAGCCTTGTCTGCTACCTGAGCGCTACGGCGGTCAAGCTGAGCGTCTTTGGGTGGAAGCAGCACAGGTTCGTCGCAACGAGCGCGATGACAGCACGTCTGGTCGAAGGACGACTGATCAGTTCTGGCCGCGTCGTGGTTCGTCCGAACTTCGGATTCGAAGAAAATGAACCCGAGTTTCGGAGCACTGATTCGGTTGTGTGCGTCAGCCGACTGACACCGGAGAAGGGCGTCCTGGATTTGGTGCGCAACTGGCCGCAGGGCGCTGGAAGTCCCTCGCTCACAGTTCTCGGTGACGGACCGCAGTACGGCGAGATCTCCAGCATAAGCGCAGCTCTCGACAACGTCACGCTGGCCGGATTCACTTCGCACGAAGATGTGATCGAGATACTTCGCGACAGTGCGGCGTCCGTGGTGCCGTCTCAATGGGCAGAACCGTTCGGACGCGTTGCGATCGAATCGATGTCGGTTGGCACCCCGGTCATCTACGCAACCAACGGTGCACTCGCGGACATCGTCGGACCGGGCGGAACGCCTCTCCATACCTTGGAAGAGTCGTCGATACGCGAGGCCCTCGATCGAATCTTCGGAGCGGACGATCGATCGGCGATACGCAGATCCGCTTATCGTCACTACTCGAATCGCTTCACATCGCGCAAAGCGGCGACGTCGATGCGTGAGCTCATCGACGAGGTGAGATCGTGA
- a CDS encoding glycosyltransferase family 2 protein, translating to MKNPSGVVVAILTFRRESELAVCIDSVRASIQASGASAQVVVGDNDPESTTPTYVADGIERLHLGFGGVSPARRAFVDLARARDRRYIVFVDDDEYVDVDWLSNLLTCAADFDAGAVAGPVIPVGLPASELPLHTRVRHSTGTPVASAGAGNLLLDLKALNGLNFSDDWDLPGGEDTEFTLRMSAGGVRLLWCDEALAYEPVGEDRRRDSWLFARYVNNGRILAVCQGQLELPLLAAQSAKRALLVLASATLIPVALISPRIKRVVLDNGARNIGWFSERFSRSDSRTPRAQRLVVAR from the coding sequence ATGAAGAATCCCAGCGGCGTCGTAGTGGCGATTCTGACCTTCCGTCGTGAATCGGAACTGGCTGTCTGCATCGACAGCGTCCGGGCATCGATCCAGGCTTCCGGTGCCTCCGCCCAGGTCGTAGTAGGCGACAACGATCCGGAATCCACCACGCCGACGTATGTTGCCGACGGGATCGAACGACTGCATCTCGGATTCGGCGGGGTATCTCCGGCGCGACGTGCGTTCGTCGATCTCGCCCGTGCACGAGATCGTCGTTACATCGTCTTCGTCGACGACGACGAGTACGTCGATGTCGACTGGCTGTCGAATCTCCTCACCTGCGCCGCAGATTTCGACGCAGGTGCTGTGGCCGGTCCTGTGATTCCGGTGGGTCTGCCTGCCTCGGAACTTCCATTGCACACTCGCGTTCGCCATTCGACCGGCACCCCGGTTGCGTCTGCAGGCGCTGGAAATCTGTTGTTGGACCTGAAGGCTTTGAACGGCTTGAACTTCAGTGACGACTGGGATCTACCTGGCGGCGAGGACACCGAGTTCACGCTCAGGATGAGCGCCGGCGGTGTCCGGTTGTTGTGGTGCGACGAGGCGCTTGCGTACGAACCCGTAGGCGAGGATCGGCGTCGGGATTCCTGGCTCTTCGCCCGGTATGTCAACAACGGACGAATCCTCGCGGTCTGTCAGGGACAGCTCGAGCTGCCACTGTTGGCGGCTCAGAGTGCCAAACGCGCTCTGCTCGTCCTCGCGTCGGCGACGTTGATCCCCGTTGCCTTGATCAGTCCACGGATCAAGCGCGTGGTTCTCGACAACGGTGCACGCAACATCGGTTGGTTCTCAGAGCGATTCAGCCGCAGCGATTCTCGGACGCCGCGCGCACAGAGGCTGGTGGTAGCGCGATGA
- a CDS encoding glycosyltransferase family 4 protein, producing MTRLLMTAYACDPNQGSESGAGWALLSAASELCESITVVTRSGEAPALESECEQLGCEVRVVRIATLPAEEAGSYGRYLRWLWHTSLFVRREAANFDVLHHATFASDWLPPPVLFGGAGGVRLVWGPAGGNTYPPMPLARRIGMRYLATTAVRTCSTKAVRSLTHIFMSGRVDTFIAMNSDSGRGAPRARNVVVQPNCVLDYDGIEKQAVPRPKRRLLFVGRLLQYKGIDLILDALEQLGTDWSMTFVGEGPARGRIEKSLPYRRGQVTLRGWRDRSEVVSEMGASSALLFPSMHDSGGWVAAEAAAVGLPVVCLDLGGVPTLAGRNAVTIQVAPASTLSSRIARSIVETELSLFEPQRDWTRSRLKLVLSRSYGQCNERRHTNSEKW from the coding sequence ATGACACGGTTGTTGATGACGGCATACGCCTGCGATCCGAATCAGGGGAGTGAATCCGGTGCGGGTTGGGCGCTTCTCTCGGCAGCTTCCGAACTGTGTGAGTCGATCACGGTGGTGACTCGCTCCGGTGAGGCTCCCGCATTGGAATCAGAGTGTGAACAGCTCGGTTGCGAAGTTCGTGTCGTGCGAATAGCGACTTTGCCCGCGGAAGAAGCCGGATCGTACGGTCGATACCTCCGATGGCTCTGGCACACCTCACTGTTCGTTCGGCGTGAAGCGGCAAACTTCGACGTCCTGCATCATGCAACGTTCGCCTCCGACTGGTTGCCCCCACCGGTGCTGTTCGGTGGAGCCGGCGGAGTACGACTGGTATGGGGGCCTGCCGGGGGCAACACCTACCCGCCGATGCCGCTCGCCAGGCGCATCGGTATGCGGTACCTGGCAACCACGGCAGTTCGGACCTGCTCCACGAAAGCCGTTCGGTCACTGACACACATCTTCATGTCCGGACGAGTCGACACTTTCATCGCGATGAACTCCGACAGCGGACGAGGCGCACCGCGGGCACGCAATGTCGTCGTCCAACCCAATTGTGTTCTGGACTACGACGGAATCGAGAAGCAAGCGGTACCCAGACCGAAACGAAGACTCTTGTTCGTAGGAAGACTGTTGCAATACAAAGGAATCGACCTGATTCTGGATGCGCTCGAGCAGCTGGGCACCGATTGGTCCATGACCTTTGTCGGGGAGGGACCCGCCCGCGGGCGGATCGAGAAGTCGCTTCCGTATCGGCGCGGTCAGGTCACGCTTCGCGGATGGCGCGACAGATCGGAAGTGGTAAGCGAGATGGGGGCCTCCTCCGCTCTGCTCTTCCCGAGCATGCACGATTCGGGCGGCTGGGTGGCGGCCGAAGCGGCTGCGGTGGGCCTGCCGGTGGTCTGTTTGGATCTCGGCGGTGTGCCGACACTGGCAGGTAGGAACGCCGTGACGATCCAGGTTGCTCCGGCGTCGACTCTCTCCTCTCGTATCGCTCGATCGATTGTCGAGACCGAGCTTTCTCTCTTTGAACCGCAGCGTGATTGGACTCGGTCCCGGTTGAAATTGGTCTTGTCGCGCAGCTACGGC